One Paraburkholderia flagellata genomic window carries:
- a CDS encoding hybrid sensor histidine kinase/response regulator, which translates to MPAIEMISVADGAAYRYVAPYSARSRDEARYSSTQTSMIVDAVLNQYRAARLDPLEAAREKRVVWLTLPSGQTRGRPEMIGASLVSKDNRIYAVALTRIALRDLLQPAREGLSVPDAILFDNFDAPLANSGEDVKAELLDHKLQGRQDGVFHWIPGYGWALRLAPLTADFGRLVFVLPPGQQLQKMADELLLIGAVTAVVLVLLFAMYRHWNYRFLVVTYEEASRALESEMLNHLLVHANPVGLCIVRRETLEIIVSNQIASEVLGMSTGETRLPHGLRAVFDAHLGAQAASAGESGIFQIPFTLNRADGNPVHLEITYAPAEVRHEPVLFCAIVDMTEHHHSKQLLRQAKLASDAAAKAKLAFFASMSHELRTPLSSLVGNIELLALGQLDAGQRERVRAMQVSSDGLLQVVNDVLDFSKIDVGALSIEETPGSLVDLLHGIAASHAREAGKRGLTLHAVLDRRIPPELHFDPVRVSQIINNLLNNALKFTHSGKVVMRARWWKDCLTIEISDTGVGIPEDQRDRLFQPFSQASAHRLGNARGTGLGLSICAKLCELMGGGIKLDSMAGVGTRVTVNLPLRVSDAGSDIATPASAPATRTVVLFRAPEHYETLLNHLDWADSPPMAMRDMSDPLDSDAFECLVVTEEFSPEDVARWWPTPASIVWMKQQGPLVASTRPDGSQEVSIYSRAGFQVALLGAISGGPLPGPLIDGRSGQMPEKPLKGLRLLIAEDNRLNRSLLRDQLSVLGARVLQAANGYEALTTLSNNRVDAVLTDIDMPDMNGFELLREIDALALDIPVYAVSASTRHADVSDARTMGFADYFRKPVSLAVLASIRNGIASEAKALHRNENPEAGNATSESDIPEIPRVPAAYISAFLEQAEIDLETLESVIAERNVAQLERALHRISGTLAVLERSELLALCEELRHYLAEVGIWNAEIESQAGFVSQEFARMCECTRRIDSYAKINATT; encoded by the coding sequence ATGCCGGCCATCGAAATGATTTCGGTTGCCGACGGGGCAGCCTATCGATACGTCGCCCCTTATTCCGCGCGATCGCGCGATGAAGCGAGGTATTCGTCGACGCAGACTTCGATGATCGTGGACGCCGTCCTCAATCAGTACCGTGCCGCGAGACTCGATCCGCTGGAAGCAGCGCGGGAAAAGCGTGTCGTCTGGCTGACGCTGCCTTCCGGTCAAACACGAGGTCGACCAGAGATGATCGGCGCGTCATTGGTTTCGAAGGACAATCGGATCTATGCCGTTGCCCTGACACGCATTGCATTGAGAGATTTGCTCCAGCCAGCAAGAGAAGGTCTGTCCGTTCCGGATGCGATCCTGTTTGACAACTTCGACGCTCCATTGGCCAACTCTGGAGAAGACGTCAAAGCCGAACTGCTCGACCACAAGCTGCAAGGCCGTCAGGACGGCGTATTTCACTGGATTCCGGGGTATGGCTGGGCGCTGCGCCTTGCACCCCTCACCGCCGATTTCGGCCGCCTCGTTTTCGTGCTTCCGCCTGGGCAACAGTTGCAGAAAATGGCCGACGAATTGCTGCTGATAGGCGCAGTCACAGCGGTGGTGCTCGTTCTGCTTTTCGCCATGTACCGGCACTGGAACTACCGCTTCCTCGTGGTCACGTACGAAGAGGCTTCGCGGGCGCTCGAGAGCGAGATGCTCAACCATCTGCTCGTCCATGCGAACCCCGTTGGTTTGTGCATCGTGCGGCGCGAGACGCTGGAAATCATCGTTTCAAACCAGATCGCGAGCGAGGTTCTGGGCATGTCTACGGGGGAAACGCGCTTGCCGCACGGTCTGCGCGCCGTATTCGACGCGCATCTCGGCGCACAGGCGGCGAGCGCAGGCGAATCCGGCATATTCCAGATCCCGTTTACCCTGAACCGGGCAGACGGCAATCCGGTCCACCTGGAGATCACCTATGCGCCTGCCGAAGTCAGGCACGAGCCGGTGCTGTTCTGTGCGATCGTAGATATGACCGAGCACCATCACTCGAAGCAGTTGCTGCGGCAAGCCAAGCTCGCGAGCGATGCAGCCGCGAAAGCGAAGCTCGCATTCTTTGCTTCGATGAGCCATGAATTACGGACGCCGCTCTCCTCGCTCGTAGGGAACATCGAACTCCTCGCCTTGGGGCAACTGGATGCAGGACAAAGAGAACGCGTTCGCGCGATGCAGGTTTCGTCAGATGGTCTGTTGCAGGTGGTCAACGACGTACTCGATTTTTCGAAAATCGATGTTGGCGCGTTGAGCATTGAAGAAACGCCCGGGTCGCTCGTCGATCTGCTACACGGGATCGCGGCGTCGCACGCACGCGAGGCGGGTAAGCGCGGGCTGACCTTGCACGCGGTTCTCGACCGGCGCATTCCGCCTGAACTCCATTTCGACCCTGTGCGTGTGTCGCAGATCATCAACAATCTGCTGAACAACGCGCTGAAGTTCACCCACTCCGGGAAAGTGGTGATGCGAGCGCGATGGTGGAAAGACTGCCTCACTATCGAGATTTCCGACACCGGAGTCGGGATCCCCGAGGACCAGCGCGATCGCCTTTTCCAACCGTTCTCCCAGGCGTCAGCGCACCGCCTCGGCAACGCACGAGGCACCGGGCTCGGTCTCTCGATCTGCGCGAAACTCTGCGAACTCATGGGCGGTGGGATCAAGCTTGACAGCATGGCGGGGGTCGGCACGCGCGTCACCGTGAATCTGCCCCTCAGGGTTTCGGATGCCGGCAGCGACATCGCCACGCCTGCGAGCGCGCCTGCAACCCGAACCGTGGTTCTGTTTCGTGCACCTGAACATTATGAAACGCTGCTGAACCATCTGGACTGGGCAGATAGCCCGCCCATGGCCATGCGGGACATGAGCGACCCTCTCGACAGCGACGCATTCGAATGCCTCGTTGTTACCGAAGAATTTTCTCCTGAGGACGTTGCTCGATGGTGGCCCACGCCAGCCTCGATTGTCTGGATGAAGCAACAGGGGCCGCTTGTCGCCTCGACACGGCCGGACGGAAGCCAGGAGGTCTCGATCTACAGTCGCGCCGGATTTCAGGTTGCGCTGCTGGGGGCGATCTCGGGTGGGCCGCTGCCTGGACCGCTCATCGATGGGCGCAGCGGCCAGATGCCCGAGAAGCCGCTGAAGGGCCTGCGCCTCCTGATCGCCGAAGACAACCGCCTGAACCGGAGCCTGCTTCGCGATCAACTTTCCGTTTTGGGCGCTCGCGTGCTTCAGGCGGCCAATGGCTACGAGGCACTGACAACGCTGTCGAACAATCGCGTCGACGCCGTGCTGACCGACATCGATATGCCCGATATGAACGGGTTCGAACTGCTTCGCGAGATTGACGCGCTCGCGCTGGATATCCCGGTTTACGCGGTCAGCGCGAGCACGCGGCATGCAGACGTTTCTGACGCGCGCACAATGGGTTTCGCGGACTATTTTAGGAAACCCGTCTCGCTTGCCGTTCTCGCTTCGATACGCAACGGCATCGCTTCGGAAGCAAAGGCGCTTCATCGCAACGAGAATCCAGAGGCCGGGAACGCGACATCTGAAAGCGATATTCCAGAAATTCCGCGCGTGCCCGCAGCCTATATCAGCGCTTTTCTTGAGCAAGCTGAAATCGATCTTGAAACGCTTGAAAGCGTCATTGCCGAGCGCAACGTCGCTCAACTAGAGCGAGCGTTGCACCGAATCTCGGGCACGCTCGCCGTTCTCGAGCGTTCCGAACTGCTCGCGCTCTGCGAAGAGTTGCGCCACTACCTCGCGGAAGTGGGGATCTGGAACGCCGAAATCGAAAGCCAGGCCGGGTTCGTCTCGCAAGAGTTCGCACGCATGTGCGAATGCACAAGAAGAATCGATTCGTATGCCAAAATAAATGCGACGACTTAG
- a CDS encoding glycine zipper family protein: MSKRRQFMFAAQAAFALASVIVPATAEVAQAQVIYPKPVIYPARGQSPYQQSNDDAACYSWARQQSGVDPAFAATAPAPVVVPGGQRVVGAARGAAAGSVAGAIAGDAGKGAAAGAAIGAMAGGIERRQERRGIAAYNAQAQVNNEYAMSSYWHAWRACMAGRGYTVE; encoded by the coding sequence ATGAGCAAACGTCGACAATTCATGTTCGCCGCGCAGGCTGCGTTCGCGCTGGCGTCCGTTATCGTGCCGGCCACCGCCGAAGTTGCGCAGGCACAGGTCATTTACCCGAAGCCGGTGATTTATCCCGCAAGGGGGCAGTCACCCTACCAGCAGTCGAATGACGACGCTGCCTGCTATAGCTGGGCGAGGCAGCAAAGCGGCGTCGATCCCGCATTCGCGGCAACGGCGCCGGCCCCCGTCGTGGTGCCCGGTGGCCAGCGCGTGGTCGGCGCAGCACGCGGCGCGGCGGCGGGAAGCGTAGCCGGGGCAATTGCTGGCGACGCCGGCAAGGGGGCCGCGGCAGGGGCTGCGATCGGTGCGATGGCCGGTGGGATAGAACGGCGTCAGGAACGGCGTGGGATAGCCGCATACAACGCGCAGGCCCAGGTGAACAACGAGTACGCAATGTCGTCATATTGGCACGCATGGCGTGCCTGCATGGCGGGGCGGGGTTATACGGTCGAATAG
- a CDS encoding LysR family transcriptional regulator has product MDRFHELNAFIAVVEAGGFSAAARRTGESQSAISKAIGALEMRLGVLLFNRSTRSVTLTDQGQKYYERTKPLLDEIELADSELTSSTQDVSGLVRIAAASTFGRLHVLPLIPELLSRHPGLRVDLVLSDFVRDMVEDRIDLAIRVGAVNDPDSVVKRIASTPLVCVGSRRYFEQHGIPKDPAELANHNCLLYGGLMESANWPFHGPRGRFSVPVRGNLSSNSVETIRSAVLAGVGIGLFAKLSLADELKHPDIVTVLDEFIRDARDVSIVWPRRRFVPARVRRVTDFFAAALPPRL; this is encoded by the coding sequence ATGGATCGGTTTCACGAATTGAACGCCTTCATTGCCGTTGTCGAAGCGGGTGGCTTTTCCGCCGCGGCGCGTAGAACCGGCGAATCACAGTCCGCCATCAGCAAGGCGATCGGCGCGCTGGAGATGCGCCTCGGCGTGCTGCTGTTCAACCGAAGCACACGCAGCGTGACGCTTACGGATCAGGGGCAGAAATACTACGAGCGAACCAAGCCGTTGCTGGACGAGATCGAACTGGCCGACAGCGAACTGACCAGCAGCACGCAGGACGTCTCGGGCCTTGTCAGGATTGCCGCCGCTTCGACTTTCGGCCGCCTGCACGTTCTACCGCTCATTCCCGAACTGCTGTCGCGCCATCCTGGTCTTCGGGTCGATCTTGTGTTGTCGGATTTCGTACGCGATATGGTGGAGGATCGAATCGATCTCGCGATTCGAGTGGGCGCCGTCAACGATCCGGATTCGGTCGTGAAGCGAATCGCCAGCACCCCGCTGGTCTGCGTCGGATCGCGTCGCTATTTCGAGCAACACGGCATACCGAAGGATCCTGCGGAACTCGCCAATCACAATTGCCTGCTCTATGGCGGTTTGATGGAATCAGCCAACTGGCCGTTTCATGGGCCACGAGGCCGGTTCAGCGTACCAGTGCGAGGCAACCTGTCGTCGAATAGTGTCGAGACAATACGATCTGCCGTGCTCGCGGGTGTGGGTATCGGACTCTTCGCGAAGCTTTCGCTCGCCGATGAACTCAAGCATCCCGACATCGTGACCGTGCTCGACGAGTTCATTCGCGACGCCCGCGACGTGAGTATCGTCTGGCCGAGGCGCCGTTTCGTGCCTGCGCGAGTGCGCCGGGTCACCGACTTCTTTGCTGCGGCGCTACCGCCGCGCTTGTAG
- a CDS encoding response regulator transcription factor, whose translation MTYPLQIRTLSAAIADDHPMIRLAIRDALSTIGFQVVELCQSGKALFEALEQQRFDLVVTDFSMERAQGGEDGLRLIQRLRSRHPDTPIVVFTMLTNSGLLACIKAEGVAGIAGKSEDPEILKRICLNAVSGSAGPHLSPAVADRIASTGGRPGANACHLSPREIEVVRMFANGDSLTSIAASFHRSLATIAAQKRSAMQKLNIANNADLITYARDHGLV comes from the coding sequence ATGACTTATCCCCTACAAATTAGAACCTTATCCGCTGCGATTGCAGACGATCACCCGATGATTCGCCTCGCGATCAGAGATGCACTAAGCACCATCGGCTTTCAGGTCGTCGAGCTATGCCAGTCCGGCAAGGCGCTCTTTGAAGCACTCGAACAGCAACGCTTCGATCTCGTCGTGACTGATTTTTCGATGGAGCGCGCGCAGGGCGGCGAAGACGGCCTGCGGCTGATCCAGCGTCTGCGCAGCCGTCATCCCGATACGCCCATTGTCGTTTTCACCATGCTCACCAACAGCGGTCTGCTGGCCTGCATCAAGGCCGAAGGCGTAGCTGGCATTGCGGGCAAGTCGGAAGACCCGGAAATCCTGAAGCGAATTTGCCTGAACGCGGTATCGGGCAGTGCTGGCCCGCATCTCTCCCCGGCCGTTGCGGACAGGATCGCCAGCACGGGTGGACGCCCCGGTGCAAATGCGTGCCATTTGTCCCCCAGGGAAATCGAGGTCGTGCGCATGTTCGCAAACGGCGACTCGCTCACGAGTATCGCGGCGTCCTTTCATCGTTCGCTCGCGACGATCGCGGCCCAGAAGCGCTCCGCCATGCAGAAGCTGAATATCGCCAACAACGCTGACCTGATCACGTATGCACGTGACCACGGTCTCGTATGA
- a CDS encoding SDR family NAD(P)-dependent oxidoreductase, which produces MSTLAGKIAVVSGGTTGIGLAIAQRFVAEGAHVFIFGRRQGPLDEAVKLIGRNVTAIQADAANLADLDRVAAAVRDEKGVVDIIVSNAGYTEQASIDTITPEHFDKAFNLMARGPVFLVQKLLPMMTGGGSIILVSSAMHLMGIPGHTAYAATKAALRSYARTWAAEFKDRGIRVNMLSPGVTDTPILDAQSATREDLVSMYKSMVPIGRLARAEEMASAALFLASDQSSYMTGADLMNDGGIGQV; this is translated from the coding sequence ATGTCCACTCTCGCAGGCAAGATCGCCGTCGTTAGCGGCGGAACGACGGGTATCGGTTTGGCGATCGCACAGCGGTTCGTCGCCGAAGGCGCTCACGTCTTCATCTTCGGCCGTCGGCAAGGCCCGCTCGACGAGGCCGTGAAACTGATCGGACGCAACGTAACCGCTATCCAGGCTGACGCCGCGAATCTCGCGGACCTCGACCGCGTCGCGGCAGCAGTCAGGGACGAAAAGGGTGTCGTCGACATCATCGTGTCGAACGCGGGCTATACCGAACAGGCTTCGATCGACACCATCACGCCCGAACATTTCGACAAGGCATTCAATCTCATGGCGCGCGGCCCCGTATTCCTGGTTCAGAAGTTACTGCCGATGATGACGGGTGGTGGATCGATCATCCTGGTTTCGTCAGCCATGCACCTCATGGGTATTCCTGGTCATACCGCCTACGCGGCGACCAAGGCCGCGTTGCGTTCCTATGCCCGCACCTGGGCCGCTGAATTCAAGGATCGCGGTATTCGCGTCAATATGCTCAGCCCTGGGGTCACCGACACCCCGATTCTCGACGCCCAGTCGGCGACACGCGAGGATCTGGTGAGCATGTACAAGAGCATGGTCCCGATCGGCCGGCTCGCCCGGGCCGAGGAGATGGCCAGCGCGGCGCTTTTTCTCGCCTCCGACCAGAGTTCCTATATGACGGGCGCGGATTTGATGAATGACGGCGGCATCGGCCAGGTTTGA
- a CDS encoding HlyD family secretion protein yields MEVLILGVYAFCVWLIFFKFKWLPWNPVSMVIAFTLPIIALATIILSLNVVAPSTHDVRVVGKVLQVVPQVKGRIVELPVEGNRHYRKGDVLLRIDPTPYELSVAQLEGRLHADDAAVAEAEASSRQLTQSVRREAGKVSTVQASLSLARQRLKEQDALLAAGAGSKFDRDDALARQSELEGQLVSAQAEEGEAKAKLSAQSQGEFAAIAAARAHRAETANMLENARWELSQTVYRAPADGRVVNLQVRVGTMLVPLPLTPAFSFVEDDQELIAFYGQNELYNVRPGDVAEVYLPTMPGAILEAKVDSIVWAQSQGQFPQGGMLPNTGPVDATPNRFAVKLALDDKSKWPLLPVGALGAGAIYTQHGEAIQIIRMVFLRVSSRLNYLVLKLH; encoded by the coding sequence ATGGAAGTTTTGATTCTGGGTGTCTACGCGTTCTGCGTGTGGCTGATCTTCTTCAAGTTCAAATGGCTGCCGTGGAACCCCGTTTCCATGGTAATCGCATTTACGCTGCCGATCATTGCACTCGCAACCATTATTCTTTCCCTCAACGTCGTAGCGCCATCGACTCATGACGTGAGGGTGGTCGGCAAAGTCCTGCAGGTCGTGCCGCAGGTCAAAGGGCGCATCGTCGAGCTTCCGGTCGAGGGCAACCGGCATTACCGTAAAGGCGATGTCCTGCTTCGCATCGATCCCACTCCGTACGAATTGTCCGTTGCGCAATTGGAGGGAAGGCTGCATGCCGACGACGCAGCCGTTGCGGAGGCTGAAGCTTCGAGCCGGCAACTTACGCAATCCGTGCGCCGCGAAGCCGGGAAGGTCAGCACCGTGCAAGCCTCGTTGTCGCTGGCGAGGCAAAGGCTGAAGGAGCAGGACGCATTGCTTGCCGCCGGGGCGGGCTCAAAGTTCGACCGTGACGATGCCTTGGCGCGGCAGAGCGAACTGGAAGGCCAACTGGTGAGTGCGCAGGCTGAGGAGGGCGAGGCGAAGGCGAAGCTTTCGGCGCAAAGCCAGGGTGAGTTCGCCGCCATCGCTGCCGCGCGGGCACACCGCGCAGAAACCGCGAACATGCTCGAAAACGCCAGGTGGGAGCTATCCCAGACGGTGTATCGCGCTCCGGCGGATGGCCGGGTCGTGAATCTTCAGGTTCGTGTCGGCACGATGCTCGTCCCTTTGCCGTTGACGCCAGCGTTCAGCTTTGTTGAGGATGACCAGGAACTGATCGCGTTCTATGGCCAGAACGAGTTGTACAACGTGCGGCCAGGCGACGTGGCCGAAGTGTATCTGCCGACGATGCCGGGAGCGATCCTCGAGGCGAAGGTGGATTCGATTGTCTGGGCGCAGTCTCAAGGGCAATTCCCTCAAGGCGGCATGCTTCCCAATACCGGTCCCGTCGACGCGACGCCGAATCGCTTCGCCGTCAAGCTTGCACTGGACGATAAATCGAAGTGGCCGCTCCTCCCGGTCGGCGCGCTGGGCGCAGGGGCGATCTATACGCAGCATGGCGAAGCGATCCAGATAATCCGCATGGTGTTTCTGCGCGTGAGTTCCAGGCTGAACTATCTCGTCCTCAAGCTGCATTAA
- a CDS encoding NADH:flavin oxidoreductase/NADH oxidase yields the protein MVIAPMAQYSAEDGQMSDWHLIHLGQLAISGAAALTIEGTAVTPEGRTSYGDVGLYSKECEVSMARVLQSIRRWSDTPIGIQLNHAGRKGSRQKQWDGGAQIRYGHANGWSTYGPSPVAFAAGETPPAALDRAGLAAIRDAFAAAAQRASRLGLNFIQILGGHGYLLHQFLSPLSNHRDDEYGGSLENRMRFPLEVFEAVRDAFSHDRPVTMRVSATDWVDGGWTVQDAIAFVQALEARGCAAVNVSSGGSNPTAQIPIGPGYQVPFARAVKQATTLPVIAVGMITEFEHAESILSAGDADLIALARAMLFDPRWPWHAAAHFGAQIRAPRQYLRSQPSRLRKVFV from the coding sequence ATCGTGATCGCCCCGATGGCACAATACTCGGCCGAAGACGGGCAGATGAGCGATTGGCATCTGATTCACCTCGGCCAGCTGGCGATTTCAGGCGCGGCGGCGCTAACCATTGAGGGCACGGCGGTTACCCCAGAGGGACGCACGAGCTATGGCGACGTTGGGCTCTATTCGAAGGAGTGCGAAGTCTCGATGGCGCGCGTGCTGCAGAGCATTCGACGGTGGTCGGACACGCCGATTGGAATCCAGCTCAACCATGCTGGCCGAAAAGGGTCTCGGCAGAAACAATGGGATGGCGGCGCACAGATTCGATATGGGCACGCCAATGGTTGGAGCACCTACGGCCCATCCCCGGTCGCTTTTGCGGCAGGGGAGACACCGCCTGCCGCCTTGGACCGCGCCGGTCTGGCCGCCATTCGCGACGCCTTCGCGGCCGCAGCGCAACGCGCCTCCCGGCTTGGATTGAATTTCATTCAAATCCTTGGCGGGCACGGCTATCTGCTCCATCAATTTCTCTCGCCCCTCTCAAACCATAGGGACGATGAATACGGCGGCTCATTGGAAAACCGGATGCGCTTTCCGCTCGAAGTTTTCGAGGCCGTGCGAGACGCGTTTTCACATGATCGCCCGGTTACGATGCGGGTATCCGCGACTGACTGGGTGGACGGCGGGTGGACCGTGCAGGACGCGATCGCATTTGTCCAGGCACTGGAGGCTAGAGGCTGCGCTGCGGTCAACGTCTCAAGCGGCGGTTCGAACCCAACGGCGCAAATTCCGATCGGCCCTGGCTATCAGGTTCCGTTCGCGCGCGCAGTCAAGCAGGCGACGACGCTCCCTGTCATCGCCGTCGGCATGATCACTGAATTCGAACACGCCGAATCCATTCTCAGCGCGGGAGACGCCGATCTGATCGCGCTTGCTCGAGCCATGCTCTTTGACCCTCGATGGCCCTGGCACGCTGCCGCCCACTTCGGTGCTCAAATCAGAGCGCCGAGGCAGTACCTTCGCTCTCAACCCAGTCGGCTGCGAAAGGTGTTCGTCTGA
- a CDS encoding efflux transporter outer membrane subunit — MPLLIRKKTYPVILAIHFGLLTGCALETPPKATDLAAQAVPALDSQRQWTNGSTPGDPADGWLASFNDAQLNQLVREAIDHNGDLAIAAIRVQQAEALATVQSSGLLPAAGARGRLGESESQILSVGASWELDLWGRIRAQSRAAQSERAATQADYVWAQRVVAATTAKAWFSLIKCTQLEKTLKQIVEVQAQLVEIEGRRVATGAAPQTELEEARNALRVNQDALIKATQAKVRAAQALELLLGRYPAGEIEAEPTMPALPAEPPAGLPANLVERRPDLSAASHRVAEAFDQRQSAQAARLPSVSIDVAITGIRSDVLSLMDSSSPVKGVSASFLAPIFTGGKLKAQADYYTEAQKAAIVAYDNSALGALNEVEAGLQAETSYKARITELQARVEECRTLLVREKARVSIGSVDERGVLKSQQTLLLSEADLVSARGDQLNERIGLLLALGGDWREAGEAGAHTGVVSSSDLPVANLAARPQKIATHESDFAQ; from the coding sequence GTGCCGTTGTTGATTCGTAAGAAAACCTATCCAGTTATCCTGGCAATTCATTTTGGATTGCTTACCGGTTGCGCGCTCGAAACACCTCCCAAGGCCACCGACCTCGCCGCTCAGGCGGTTCCGGCGCTCGACAGTCAACGCCAGTGGACCAACGGCAGCACGCCGGGAGACCCCGCTGACGGTTGGCTCGCCAGCTTCAATGATGCGCAATTGAACCAGCTCGTGCGCGAGGCGATCGACCACAACGGAGATCTGGCGATTGCTGCGATTCGCGTGCAGCAAGCCGAGGCGCTGGCGACCGTGCAGAGCAGCGGGCTGCTTCCAGCCGCGGGCGCCAGGGGGCGGCTGGGTGAATCCGAGTCGCAGATCCTTTCTGTCGGCGCGAGCTGGGAACTCGACCTCTGGGGGCGTATACGCGCGCAGTCGCGAGCGGCGCAATCCGAACGCGCCGCGACGCAAGCGGATTATGTGTGGGCACAACGGGTCGTGGCCGCGACGACCGCCAAGGCCTGGTTCTCGCTCATCAAATGCACGCAGCTCGAAAAGACGCTGAAGCAGATCGTCGAGGTTCAGGCGCAACTCGTTGAGATAGAAGGTCGTCGCGTGGCTACTGGCGCCGCCCCGCAAACGGAGCTGGAGGAAGCGCGAAACGCGCTGAGGGTGAATCAGGATGCGCTCATCAAGGCGACTCAGGCGAAAGTCCGGGCCGCGCAAGCGCTGGAATTGCTGCTGGGCCGCTACCCGGCCGGGGAGATCGAGGCCGAGCCGACGATGCCGGCGTTGCCAGCCGAGCCGCCTGCGGGTTTGCCTGCGAATCTCGTCGAGCGCCGGCCCGACCTTAGCGCCGCGTCGCATCGCGTTGCTGAGGCGTTCGACCAGCGTCAATCCGCGCAGGCGGCGCGATTGCCCAGCGTTTCCATCGACGTCGCGATTACGGGAATCCGGAGCGACGTGCTTTCGCTCATGGACTCCAGCAGTCCGGTCAAGGGCGTGAGCGCCTCATTCCTCGCGCCAATCTTTACCGGAGGAAAGCTCAAAGCGCAGGCTGACTACTATACCGAGGCGCAAAAGGCCGCAATCGTCGCCTATGACAATAGCGCGCTGGGGGCGCTGAACGAAGTCGAGGCGGGGCTTCAGGCCGAGACGAGCTACAAGGCGCGGATCACGGAGTTGCAGGCGCGTGTCGAGGAGTGCCGCACGCTCCTGGTTCGGGAGAAGGCGCGCGTCTCGATTGGGTCGGTCGACGAGCGCGGTGTGCTGAAAAGCCAGCAAACGCTGCTGCTTTCGGAGGCCGATCTTGTCAGCGCACGCGGCGATCAGCTCAATGAGCGTATCGGCCTGCTGCTCGCATTGGGCGGCGACTGGCGCGAGGCGGGCGAAGCGGGCGCGCACACGGGCGTCGTCTCGTCCTCGGACCTTCCTGTCGCGAACCTCGCGGCGAGACCGCAGAAGATCGCGACGCATGAAAGCGATTTCGCACAGTAA
- a CDS encoding DUF3302 domain-containing protein — protein MKFEAKQMACMAGHPRIANALARSGRYLAASGALLALSSPTFAAVSRGTLEHAADFMSWVVLAVVPVAGIYVFWILHILPERVARKKQHPQMEAIHALCLLSLFFGGLLWPLAWLWAHTKPVFYRAAYGTDKLPPEDTDAQTTAGHAHEQVCAAANEKDKV, from the coding sequence ATGAAATTCGAAGCGAAGCAAATGGCATGTATGGCTGGGCATCCGCGTATCGCTAACGCTTTGGCTCGGTCTGGCCGGTATCTGGCGGCTAGCGGCGCGCTTCTGGCACTGAGTTCGCCAACATTCGCCGCGGTTTCGCGAGGGACCCTCGAACATGCCGCCGATTTCATGTCGTGGGTGGTTCTCGCCGTCGTACCAGTTGCGGGTATTTACGTCTTCTGGATTCTCCATATCTTGCCGGAAAGAGTTGCGAGGAAGAAGCAGCATCCGCAAATGGAGGCGATCCACGCGCTGTGCCTGCTGTCACTGTTCTTTGGCGGACTTTTGTGGCCATTGGCATGGCTATGGGCGCACACCAAGCCGGTTTTTTACCGGGCGGCCTACGGCACCGACAAGCTGCCACCGGAAGATACAGATGCTCAGACAACGGCGGGTCACGCGCACGAGCAAGTTTGCGCAGCCGCCAACGAGAAGGACAAGGTTTAG
- a CDS encoding EAL domain-containing protein, which translates to MVSCLRREAKSANASGVQPIENGTPECAHSPSGGRFLIEYQPIVSARSGMLTGAEAIVRWSTEPAVPAMPDFETIFNDGCANLARWQCCTPANVALSIAISPDQLLDDRFAALVARSIRQHAVQPARIRFEMREPADHDVTRFLIARLSELRRMGISIVLDDFGLKHSTLSSLITLPVSGVKFCRQFMQSLPHDPTSAGILTSVVSLAHNLGISVAVDGVENVNQLAWLSRYGDLDAQGNVISEPLSSTALFYWLLRSSGASAPVRRGDQTVC; encoded by the coding sequence ATGGTCAGTTGCTTGCGGCGCGAAGCGAAGAGCGCAAATGCGTCTGGTGTCCAGCCGATTGAGAACGGCACGCCAGAGTGTGCTCACAGCCCCTCGGGTGGCAGATTCCTGATCGAATACCAACCGATCGTGTCCGCACGATCGGGTATGTTGACCGGCGCCGAGGCCATCGTCCGATGGAGCACTGAGCCCGCTGTGCCGGCAATGCCGGACTTCGAGACCATCTTCAACGACGGTTGCGCCAACCTGGCTCGATGGCAGTGCTGCACGCCAGCCAACGTGGCGCTTTCGATCGCCATATCGCCGGATCAACTTCTCGATGACCGGTTTGCCGCCCTGGTTGCACGCAGCATCCGGCAACATGCTGTTCAACCCGCCCGAATCAGGTTCGAGATGCGCGAACCGGCCGATCACGATGTCACCCGATTTCTCATCGCGCGATTATCGGAACTCAGGCGGATGGGAATTTCCATCGTCCTCGACGATTTCGGCCTCAAGCATTCGACGCTCTCGAGCCTGATTACGTTACCGGTCAGTGGGGTGAAGTTTTGCCGTCAATTCATGCAGAGCCTTCCGCACGATCCAACATCGGCAGGCATTTTGACGAGCGTTGTCAGCCTCGCGCATAACCTCGGAATCTCCGTAGCCGTCGACGGTGTGGAGAATGTCAACCAACTCGCCTGGCTCAGCCGGTATGGCGATCTCGACGCTCAGGGCAATGTGATCTCGGAACCACTTTCATCCACGGCGCTCTTTTATTGGCTACTCCGCTCGTCCGGCGCATCGGCGCCAGTGCGTCGAGGCGATCAAACCGTGTGCTAA